One Sphingobacteruim zhuxiongii DNA window includes the following coding sequences:
- a CDS encoding YbaB/EbfC family nucleoid-associated protein, which produces MFDKLFQAQQKAQEIKDRLDHVSVSGEAEGGKIRVIASANKEIKEINIDPEFLKTADKEELEELLIVALNKAITQAESISQTEMAAASQDMLSGLGGLGNLFGNK; this is translated from the coding sequence ATGTTCGATAAATTATTTCAAGCACAACAGAAGGCACAAGAGATCAAAGATAGGTTGGATCATGTATCGGTTTCCGGCGAAGCGGAAGGTGGAAAGATTCGTGTAATTGCTTCCGCAAATAAAGAAATTAAGGAGATAAATATTGATCCAGAATTCTTAAAAACTGCAGACAAAGAGGAATTGGAAGAGCTGTTAATTGTAGCTCTAAATAAGGCTATTACTCAGGCTGAAAGTATTAGTCAGACAGAGATGGCTGCTGCCTCTCAAGATATGTTGAGTGGCTTAGGAGGCTTAGGAAACCTATTTGGAAATAAATAA
- a CDS encoding metal-dependent hydrolase: MKLTYYGQSCVSFDFNGTKVLIDPFISYNPLASAIDVSEIHADYIFLSHGHQDHVADMAAIQKQSDSTVCAIVETAAWVRKQGVADDKVIEYNIGGTLNLPFGKVKMVYAAHTNSTPDGQYGGFPVGYVFFVEGKTIYFAGDTALTMEMKLLERYQIDLALLPIGGHYTMDAEDAVIAADFINCKHIVGIHYDSFPPITIDKEATMHLFENAGLNLELPKVGESIEF; this comes from the coding sequence ATGAAACTTACCTATTATGGACAATCCTGTGTGTCGTTTGATTTCAACGGTACCAAGGTTTTAATCGATCCTTTTATCAGCTATAACCCTTTGGCTTCAGCTATAGATGTATCTGAGATTCACGCTGACTATATCTTTCTATCGCATGGACATCAAGATCATGTCGCCGACATGGCTGCAATCCAAAAGCAAAGTGATTCGACCGTATGCGCGATAGTAGAAACGGCGGCTTGGGTCAGAAAGCAAGGTGTAGCAGATGATAAAGTGATAGAATATAACATCGGAGGGACACTAAATCTTCCATTTGGCAAAGTGAAAATGGTTTATGCTGCTCATACAAACAGTACTCCAGATGGTCAGTACGGTGGATTTCCCGTGGGATACGTTTTCTTTGTCGAAGGAAAAACAATATATTTTGCTGGAGATACAGCCTTGACGATGGAGATGAAGTTGTTAGAACGCTATCAAATAGATCTTGCTTTATTGCCAATAGGAGGGCATTATACCATGGATGCCGAAGATGCGGTAATTGCTGCGGACTTTATTAACTGTAAGCATATTGTAGGAATTCATTATGATTCGTTCCCCCCAATTACTATTGATAAGGAAGCGACTATGCATTTGTTCGAAAACGCGGGACTCAATTTAGAGCTACCAAAAGTTGGTGAATCAATTGAGTTTTAA
- a CDS encoding N-acetylglucosamine kinase produces MIIIADGGSTKTNWCLLDDSNKKIYFNTEGYNPYFVDSDYIVASLKKGLPHDIPFEKVSEVNYYGAGVHNEEKAKIVEEAIQAVFPNAKVEVGHDLLAAARALLGTEAGFAAILGTGTNSCIYDGKDITYNIDSAAYILGDEGSGSYIGKKLLTDFIRGLMPKDVSDVFYETYKLTPDEIMDNVYTKPLANRFCASFSKFVYDNNVNIQYTRKIVDDAFEAFFSNLVSKYPDYQSYTFNCIGSVGYNFRNVLEEKANQYGMKVGKILRSPIDDLVQFHINRSKSTAN; encoded by the coding sequence ATGATCATAATTGCAGATGGAGGATCTACAAAGACAAACTGGTGTTTGTTAGATGATTCAAATAAAAAAATCTATTTCAACACCGAAGGTTATAACCCATACTTTGTAGATAGCGATTACATTGTTGCATCCCTTAAGAAAGGACTACCTCATGACATCCCATTTGAGAAGGTTTCAGAGGTAAATTATTATGGTGCTGGGGTTCATAACGAAGAAAAAGCTAAGATTGTAGAAGAAGCAATTCAAGCCGTTTTCCCAAATGCAAAAGTTGAAGTTGGTCATGACTTGTTAGCTGCTGCGCGTGCCTTATTAGGAACTGAAGCAGGCTTTGCTGCAATTCTAGGAACTGGTACAAACTCATGTATCTACGACGGAAAAGATATCACTTATAACATTGATTCTGCCGCTTATATCTTAGGTGACGAAGGTAGCGGTAGCTACATCGGTAAAAAACTATTAACAGACTTCATTCGTGGATTAATGCCGAAAGACGTTTCTGATGTTTTCTACGAAACATATAAACTTACACCAGATGAAATAATGGACAATGTATATACAAAACCATTGGCAAATCGTTTCTGTGCAAGTTTCAGTAAATTTGTTTACGACAATAATGTAAACATCCAATATACACGTAAGATTGTAGATGATGCTTTCGAAGCATTCTTCAGCAACCTTGTAAGTAAATACCCCGATTATCAATCGTATACATTTAACTGTATTGGATCGGTAGGCTACAACTTTAGAAATGTATTAGAAGAAAAAGCGAATCAATATGGCATGAAAGTGGGTAAAATCCTTCGTTCTCCTATCGACGATCTTGTTCAATTCCACATTAACAGATCTAAAAGTACGGCTAACTAA
- a CDS encoding MFS transporter, translated as MSNHPTNTETKTNYPALYTLIVVFFFWGFIAAGNSVFIPFCKNYFHLDQFQSQLIDFAFYSAYYIGALLLFIFGTISGKDLVGKWGYKKSIVYGLLFSALGAASMIVAVEVNLYVGMLIGLFIVALGFSLQQTAANPFAVILGDPKTGASRVNLGGAVNSLGTTIGPLIIGYALFGTFETVSDTEIASLPLNKVVYLYIGVGLLFILAAALFNFSKKVPAGFNLEQMESANKARTTLIIITVLLLCAFIPVFTSYKSDAALEVAALQEQLKSSNDAGIVAKIKELIHGLEISRMFWLLGALIVVVGGLLFAYTRAQKNPNGWGAMKYPQLVLGMLALFVYVGIEVAIGSNLGELLTLEEFGNLQSSQITPYVSMYWGGMMIGRWAGAIAAFNFTSSRKQLLTIIVPIIAFSIIIAVNTLAGFDMSVLYYYIICVAVQIAAFFISKDKPVRTLVIFGTFGLVAMIVGLMTSGTVAIYSFLAGGLACSIMWGSIFSLSIVGLGKYTEQGSAFLVMMILGGGIIPPIQGKLSDIIGIHNSYIVPVVGFLYIILFAFLVRGFLTKQGINIDQVEAEAGH; from the coding sequence ATGAGCAATCACCCAACAAACACAGAAACAAAAACAAACTACCCTGCATTGTATACCCTCATCGTGGTATTTTTCTTCTGGGGATTTATCGCTGCTGGTAACAGCGTGTTTATCCCGTTCTGTAAGAATTACTTTCATCTTGATCAATTTCAATCGCAGTTAATTGACTTCGCATTCTATTCAGCATACTATATTGGTGCTTTACTTTTATTTATTTTCGGAACAATCTCTGGCAAAGACCTTGTCGGAAAATGGGGATATAAGAAAAGTATAGTCTACGGTTTGCTTTTTTCAGCTTTGGGTGCGGCATCTATGATCGTTGCAGTCGAAGTCAACCTTTACGTAGGCATGCTTATCGGCTTATTCATCGTAGCCCTAGGATTCTCTTTACAACAAACCGCAGCAAATCCATTTGCCGTAATTCTTGGAGATCCAAAAACTGGTGCCTCACGTGTTAACTTAGGTGGAGCAGTAAACTCTTTAGGAACAACAATTGGCCCCTTAATTATTGGCTACGCCTTATTTGGAACCTTTGAAACAGTATCAGACACGGAAATTGCAAGCCTCCCTCTAAACAAAGTTGTTTATCTATATATAGGTGTCGGCTTATTATTTATTCTGGCAGCTGCTCTTTTTAATTTCTCCAAGAAGGTGCCTGCAGGCTTTAATTTGGAACAAATGGAGTCGGCAAACAAAGCACGTACTACGTTAATTATTATTACCGTTTTATTATTATGTGCCTTTATTCCAGTATTTACAAGTTATAAATCTGACGCTGCTTTAGAGGTCGCTGCATTACAAGAACAATTGAAATCAAGCAATGATGCTGGTATTGTTGCAAAGATTAAAGAGCTAATACATGGATTAGAAATAAGCCGTATGTTTTGGCTTTTAGGAGCCTTAATTGTGGTCGTTGGGGGCTTATTATTTGCTTACACACGCGCGCAAAAAAATCCAAATGGATGGGGTGCAATGAAATATCCGCAGTTAGTATTAGGGATGTTAGCTTTATTTGTCTATGTAGGTATTGAAGTTGCAATCGGAAGTAATTTAGGCGAATTATTAACCTTAGAAGAGTTTGGAAATCTTCAATCTTCACAAATAACTCCTTATGTGTCGATGTATTGGGGAGGAATGATGATTGGACGCTGGGCAGGTGCAATCGCAGCATTTAACTTTACAAGTTCCAGAAAGCAATTATTAACGATTATAGTTCCTATTATCGCATTCTCAATAATTATCGCTGTAAATACACTTGCGGGCTTCGATATGTCAGTACTTTACTATTACATTATTTGTGTCGCTGTACAAATAGCTGCATTCTTCATTTCTAAAGACAAGCCTGTTCGTACACTTGTAATCTTTGGAACGTTTGGATTAGTAGCGATGATCGTCGGTTTAATGACTTCAGGTACCGTTGCTATCTATTCATTCCTTGCCGGTGGTTTAGCTTGTTCAATTATGTGGGGTTCAATATTCAGTTTATCGATTGTGGGTTTAGGAAAGTATACTGAGCAAGGATCGGCGTTCTTAGTAATGATGATTTTGGGTGGCGGTATTATTCCTCCAATTCAAGGTAAACTGTCGGATATCATCGGCATTCACAATTCTTATATTGTTCCAGTCGTTGGATTCCTTTATATTATTTTATTTGCGTTCCTAGTTCGCGGCTTTTTAACCAAACAGGGTATCAATATTGATCAAGTTGAAGCAGAAGCGGGGCATTAA
- the rho gene encoding transcription termination factor Rho encodes MDINELNTKLVSELREIAKVLGIVDAEKLRKQELIDRITVIADEAHQNPSAPAADIDADSADHAGDRPRKRVRTLKSVEPIAVVRKPTASEEPVRVEHAVTSEVEVVEAPKPAVVAEPVTSKSSSSDFDNVIVNEGVLEIMADGYGFLRSSDYNYLTSPDDIYVSQSQIKLFGLKTGDNVRGCIRPPKEGEKYFPLVRVEAINGQDPAEVRDRVPFDYLTPLFPDEKLNLDLGPGNYSTRIMDLFTPIGKGQRGLIVAQPKTGKTNLLKEVANAIAKNHPEVYLIILLIDERPEEVTDMARSVRAEVVSSTFDEPADRHVKIANIVLEKAKRMVECGHDVVILLDSITRLARAYNTVAPASGKILSGGVDANALHKPKRFFGAARNIENGGSLTILATALTETGSKMDEVIFEEFKGTGNMELQLDRKLSNKRIFPAIDLTASSTRRDDLLIDREELQRLWVLRNHLADMNSQEAMEFLLTQMRGTKSNQEFLISMNG; translated from the coding sequence ATGGATATTAATGAATTGAATACGAAGCTCGTGTCTGAATTACGCGAGATCGCTAAGGTTTTAGGTATCGTTGATGCTGAAAAACTAAGAAAGCAAGAGCTAATCGATCGTATCACCGTTATAGCCGACGAGGCACATCAAAATCCTTCTGCTCCCGCAGCGGATATTGATGCTGATTCTGCAGATCATGCTGGAGATCGTCCTCGCAAACGCGTTCGTACCCTAAAGTCGGTCGAGCCTATTGCTGTTGTAAGAAAACCAACTGCAAGTGAAGAACCTGTAAGAGTAGAGCATGCTGTTACATCAGAAGTTGAAGTTGTAGAGGCTCCAAAACCAGCTGTGGTTGCTGAGCCCGTTACTTCTAAATCTTCTTCCTCAGATTTCGATAATGTTATTGTAAATGAAGGTGTATTAGAAATTATGGCTGATGGCTATGGATTCTTGAGATCTTCAGATTATAACTACTTAACTTCTCCGGATGATATTTATGTTTCACAGTCGCAGATCAAATTATTTGGACTGAAGACTGGTGATAATGTTCGCGGATGTATACGTCCTCCAAAAGAAGGAGAGAAATATTTCCCATTGGTTCGTGTAGAAGCAATCAACGGACAAGATCCAGCGGAAGTTAGAGACCGCGTTCCTTTCGATTATTTGACACCGTTATTCCCAGATGAGAAATTAAACCTTGATTTAGGTCCAGGAAATTACTCGACGCGTATTATGGATTTGTTTACACCAATTGGTAAAGGACAACGTGGACTAATCGTTGCACAACCAAAGACAGGTAAAACAAACTTATTGAAAGAAGTTGCTAACGCGATTGCTAAAAACCACCCAGAAGTATATTTGATTATTTTGTTAATCGACGAACGTCCGGAAGAGGTAACTGATATGGCGAGATCTGTACGTGCTGAGGTTGTTTCATCAACTTTTGATGAACCTGCTGATCGTCACGTGAAGATTGCGAATATCGTATTAGAAAAAGCCAAGCGTATGGTAGAGTGTGGACATGATGTTGTAATCCTATTGGATTCAATTACACGTCTTGCGCGTGCATATAATACAGTAGCTCCAGCGTCTGGTAAAATTTTATCAGGTGGTGTGGATGCTAATGCATTACACAAACCTAAGCGTTTCTTCGGTGCTGCTCGTAATATCGAGAATGGTGGTTCTTTGACTATTCTTGCGACTGCATTGACTGAAACTGGCTCTAAGATGGATGAAGTTATCTTTGAAGAATTCAAAGGTACAGGTAACATGGAATTACAATTAGATCGTAAATTATCTAATAAACGTATTTTCCCTGCAATCGATCTTACTGCTTCAAGTACTCGTCGCGATGATCTATTAATTGATCGTGAAGAACTACAACGTTTGTGGGTTTTAAGAAACCATTTAGCGGATATGAATTCTCAAGAAGCAATGGAATTCTTATTGACTCAAATGCGCGGAACAAAATCAAATCAAGAATTTTTAATTAGTATGAATGGTTAA
- a CDS encoding CDP-alcohol phosphatidyltransferase family protein yields MKKYIPNSITSLNLFSGCIGVVMALQGNYLMAFYCVLASGIFDFFDGMSARALHVKSLIGKELDSLADVISFGFLPGTIMFMLLKDTTESDYLPYLGYVMTVFSALRLAKFNIDTRQTTDFIGVNTPMNTFFIISLPFIIHDYPALKNMYLLLGIVAVCSFLLVSEIKLFSMKLNSLAWSANKYKYLFLLISLVLILTLKFLALPIVLVLYIVFSFLHFAAEKSYASTKEVE; encoded by the coding sequence ATGAAGAAATATATTCCAAATAGTATTACCTCCCTTAATTTGTTTAGTGGTTGTATTGGTGTTGTCATGGCACTTCAGGGCAATTATCTGATGGCATTTTATTGCGTGTTAGCATCTGGAATCTTTGATTTCTTCGATGGAATGTCTGCTCGAGCATTGCATGTAAAATCGTTGATTGGGAAGGAGTTGGATTCTTTGGCCGACGTAATCAGTTTCGGTTTTCTACCGGGAACCATCATGTTTATGTTGTTAAAGGATACAACAGAATCCGACTATTTACCTTACTTAGGCTATGTCATGACGGTATTCTCCGCCTTGAGATTAGCGAAGTTCAATATTGATACCCGACAAACAACAGACTTTATTGGTGTCAATACACCGATGAATACTTTTTTTATTATTTCATTGCCATTCATTATTCATGACTATCCTGCCTTGAAGAATATGTATTTGCTATTGGGGATAGTTGCAGTTTGTAGTTTTCTATTGGTCTCAGAAATTAAACTGTTTTCAATGAAGCTAAACTCTTTAGCGTGGAGCGCCAATAAATATAAGTACTTGTTTCTGTTGATTAGTCTAGTACTAATCCTCACTCTTAAATTCTTGGCACTCCCGATAGTATTAGTGCTTTATATTGTTTTTTCTTTTCTGCATTTTGCAGCTGAGAAAAGCTATGCGTCAACTAAGGAAGTCGAGTAA
- a CDS encoding Hpt domain-containing protein, with amino-acid sequence MSKFKIINPEVLKSSMMNNMEMVKQLINLYLTQGKVDFETLQSAVEARDLQEVASKSHHIKPTMEYIGATDLRILFQELEQKAKKNEPSDVIEETFSRLKKDFDTAMIELEAYSTSLVDA; translated from the coding sequence ATGAGTAAATTTAAAATTATTAACCCTGAGGTACTAAAGAGTAGTATGATGAACAACATGGAGATGGTCAAGCAGTTGATCAATCTCTATCTAACGCAAGGAAAAGTCGATTTCGAGACGCTACAATCTGCCGTTGAGGCGCGTGACTTACAAGAAGTTGCTTCAAAATCACACCATATCAAACCAACCATGGAGTATATTGGTGCAACAGACTTACGAATATTGTTTCAAGAATTGGAACAGAAAGCAAAGAAAAATGAGCCTTCGGACGTGATTGAGGAAACATTTTCACGTCTCAAAAAAGACTTTGATACTGCGATGATAGAATTAGAAGCTTACTCGACTTCCTTAGTTGACGCATAG
- the folK gene encoding 2-amino-4-hydroxy-6-hydroxymethyldihydropteridine diphosphokinase encodes MNVVYLLTGANLGNPEKQLKDAMNEITERVGKITKASSIYESEAWGVEDQPIFLNQVLEVISPLSATKILQAIQQIELVLGRIRTQRWGSRTIDIDILYFNNEIIHDPDLQVPHPYIQERNFTLIPLNEIAPNFEHPIFKKTNQQLLMDSKDPLHVKIAKHE; translated from the coding sequence ATGAATGTAGTTTACCTTTTAACTGGCGCAAACCTTGGGAATCCAGAAAAACAGCTGAAGGATGCAATGAATGAAATTACCGAACGTGTGGGCAAGATTACCAAAGCTTCTTCTATCTATGAATCTGAGGCTTGGGGTGTTGAAGACCAACCTATTTTTCTGAATCAAGTCCTAGAAGTAATCAGTCCGCTATCCGCTACAAAAATATTGCAGGCAATTCAACAAATTGAGTTAGTTTTAGGAAGAATACGTACGCAACGCTGGGGCTCGCGGACAATTGACATTGACATCTTATATTTTAATAATGAAATAATACATGACCCTGATCTACAGGTTCCACATCCCTATATACAGGAACGTAATTTCACTTTAATTCCCCTAAATGAAATCGCTCCAAATTTTGAACACCCTATTTTCAAAAAAACAAATCAACAACTATTAATGGATTCCAAGGATCCATTACACGTAAAAATTGCCAAACATGAGTAA
- the sppA gene encoding signal peptide peptidase SppA produces MKSFFKYVLATITGIIISSVLLFVILIAIVGYLVSSVSPTTEAVTPSNAVLLVTLDHSITEKTEPNPFEGLEMPGYSNIRSIGLNDIVSRIQAAKEDTNIKGIYLNVKGINTGFATMKAIRDAIEDFKASGKFVVAYSDNYTQKGYYLSSVANEVYLHPEGGLDFRGLASSVMFFKDALTKLGVEMQVLKVGTYKSAVEPYLLNAMSDANREQVGSYLGSIYSTFVGDIAKSRELTADTVRGVANAYAIKYPEDAVRLHFVDSLMYKDQILAKIREKLAIDDKKDIPTISLLDYKNSPATGKGGADRVAVLYAYGAIVDGEGTTGEIGGDKLSRELRDLRNDDKVKAIVLRVNSPGGSALASDVIWREVDLTKKVKPVVVSMGDYAASGGYYIAAAADSIFADPTTLTGSIGVFGVIPSFQKLFNEKLGVHFDAVKTAKYADMDVDMDRPLTEEEKGIIQGSVNRVYQVFMKRVADGRKMSIANVDSIGQGRVWTGAQAVDLKLVDRLASLDEAVKAAAKKAKVSDYRVYEYPRTKDPFAEIWSVSKEKVQAMFIDEELGEYAKYLKELRKVTSQTGIQARIPYLVEIY; encoded by the coding sequence ATGAAGTCATTCTTTAAATATGTACTAGCAACAATTACTGGTATCATCATCAGCAGTGTATTGCTATTTGTTATTTTAATCGCAATCGTCGGTTATCTTGTCAGTTCAGTGTCGCCAACAACTGAAGCTGTTACACCTTCCAACGCCGTTTTATTAGTCACTTTAGACCATAGTATAACTGAAAAAACAGAACCTAATCCATTTGAAGGGTTGGAAATGCCGGGCTATAGTAATATCAGAAGCATCGGTTTGAATGATATTGTTTCCAGAATCCAAGCAGCAAAAGAAGATACTAATATTAAAGGTATTTATCTGAATGTAAAAGGTATTAATACGGGGTTTGCGACAATGAAAGCTATTCGTGATGCCATTGAAGATTTTAAAGCTTCCGGTAAGTTTGTCGTAGCCTATAGTGATAACTATACGCAAAAAGGATATTACCTGAGTTCGGTTGCAAATGAGGTTTATTTGCATCCAGAAGGTGGTTTAGACTTTAGAGGACTAGCCAGTTCAGTGATGTTCTTCAAAGATGCATTGACAAAATTAGGGGTTGAAATGCAGGTGTTAAAAGTGGGTACTTACAAAAGTGCAGTAGAGCCTTATCTTTTAAATGCGATGAGTGATGCTAATCGTGAGCAAGTTGGTTCATATTTGGGAAGTATCTATTCTACATTTGTAGGAGATATCGCTAAAAGTAGAGAATTAACAGCGGATACTGTACGAGGTGTTGCAAATGCCTATGCTATCAAATATCCAGAAGATGCTGTTAGATTGCATTTTGTCGACAGCTTGATGTATAAGGATCAAATACTTGCTAAGATTCGCGAAAAATTAGCAATCGACGATAAAAAGGATATTCCAACAATATCCCTATTGGACTATAAGAATTCGCCAGCAACTGGAAAAGGAGGTGCTGATCGCGTGGCTGTTTTGTACGCTTATGGAGCAATAGTTGATGGAGAAGGAACAACAGGTGAGATCGGTGGAGATAAACTTTCCAGGGAACTACGTGATTTACGCAATGATGATAAAGTGAAAGCGATCGTCTTGCGTGTGAATTCACCCGGCGGGTCTGCACTTGCATCTGATGTTATTTGGAGAGAGGTTGATTTGACTAAAAAGGTTAAACCTGTAGTGGTTTCCATGGGTGATTATGCTGCCTCAGGAGGTTATTATATCGCTGCTGCGGCAGATTCTATCTTTGCTGATCCGACTACATTAACGGGGTCGATTGGCGTTTTTGGTGTTATTCCAAGTTTCCAAAAATTGTTTAATGAAAAACTCGGTGTTCATTTTGACGCTGTGAAAACGGCGAAATATGCCGATATGGACGTCGATATGGATCGCCCGCTGACAGAAGAAGAGAAAGGAATTATTCAGGGGAGCGTTAATCGCGTTTACCAAGTGTTTATGAAGCGTGTCGCTGACGGACGTAAGATGTCAATCGCAAATGTTGACAGTATTGGTCAAGGACGCGTATGGACTGGTGCTCAGGCAGTAGATTTAAAGTTAGTAGATCGACTAGCATCTTTGGATGAGGCAGTAAAAGCCGCTGCAAAAAAAGCTAAGGTAAGCGATTACCGCGTATATGAATACCCACGAACAAAAGATCCATTTGCAGAAATATGGTCTGTCTCGAAAGAAAAGGTACAGGCTATGTTTATCGATGAGGAGCTAGGAGAGTATGCAAAATATCTGAAGGAGTTGAGGAAAGTAACATCTCAAACAGGGATTCAAGCTCGAATACCTTATTTAGTGGAAATTTATTAA
- a CDS encoding phosphoglycerate kinase, which translates to MKTIDDLNFNGKKALIRVDFNVPLDENFNITDDNRIQGATPTIKKILKDGGSVILMSHLGRPKEGPTDKYSLKHIVKHLSDVLGVDVQFANDCIGQEAIDKAAALQPGQVLLLENLRFYKEEEKGDRGFAEKLAQLGDVYVNDAFGTAHRAHASTAIIAEFFPNNKYFGYLMAREIENAEKVLNKPERPFTAIMGGAKVSDKLELIDALLDKVDNLIIGGGMAYTFVKARGGEIGQSLVELDKLDLANELVKKADEKGVNLVLPTDAQIADRFANDANVYDGPNDQIPADMQGLDIGKESAEHFHDVIMASNTLLWNGPMGVFEMDTFAKGTKAVADAVVAATERGAFSLIGGGDSAAAVSKFGMTEHVSYVSTGGGALLEYMEGKTLPGVKAILD; encoded by the coding sequence ATGAAAACTATCGACGATTTAAATTTTAACGGAAAAAAAGCACTCATCAGAGTTGATTTCAATGTTCCTTTGGACGAGAACTTCAATATTACTGATGATAATCGTATACAAGGCGCTACTCCGACAATTAAAAAGATTTTAAAAGACGGAGGTTCCGTTATCTTAATGTCTCACCTCGGTAGACCAAAAGAAGGTCCAACCGATAAGTACTCTCTAAAACATATTGTAAAGCATCTTTCAGACGTGTTAGGCGTTGATGTTCAATTTGCAAATGACTGTATAGGTCAAGAAGCGATTGATAAGGCTGCGGCATTACAGCCGGGTCAAGTCCTATTGTTAGAAAATCTTCGTTTCTATAAGGAAGAGGAGAAGGGCGATCGTGGTTTTGCTGAGAAATTAGCGCAATTAGGCGACGTATATGTGAATGATGCCTTTGGTACAGCACATAGAGCTCATGCTTCAACGGCGATTATCGCAGAATTCTTCCCAAATAATAAATACTTCGGTTATTTAATGGCGCGCGAAATTGAAAATGCTGAAAAGGTGTTGAATAAACCTGAACGTCCATTTACAGCGATTATGGGTGGTGCAAAAGTATCTGATAAGCTAGAGTTAATCGATGCTTTATTAGATAAAGTTGATAACTTAATTATTGGAGGAGGTATGGCTTATACCTTTGTTAAAGCTCGCGGTGGAGAAATTGGACAATCCTTAGTGGAATTAGATAAGCTTGATTTAGCTAATGAATTGGTTAAAAAGGCGGATGAAAAAGGTGTTAATCTTGTTCTTCCAACCGATGCGCAAATTGCTGATCGCTTCGCTAATGATGCGAATGTTTATGACGGACCAAATGATCAAATCCCTGCCGATATGCAAGGTTTAGATATTGGTAAAGAGTCCGCAGAACACTTCCACGATGTGATAATGGCATCCAATACTTTGTTATGGAATGGTCCAATGGGTGTGTTTGAAATGGATACATTTGCCAAAGGAACGAAAGCTGTTGCAGACGCTGTTGTAGCAGCAACAGAGCGCGGTGCATTCTCTTTAATCGGTGGTGGTGATTCTGCTGCTGCAGTATCTAAGTTCGGAATGACTGAGCATGTTAGCTATGTAAGTACTGGTGGTGGAGCCCTTTTGGAGTATATGGAAGGAAAGACTTTACCAGGTGTTAAAGCAATATTAGATTAA